In Propionimicrobium sp. PCR01-08-3, one DNA window encodes the following:
- the recN gene encoding DNA repair protein RecN — protein sequence MLTELRISNLGVIADATIEPSAGMTAITGETGAGKTMLVSSLGLLLGERADSSVIRRGSGRTLVEGRFNDVDQVAKILDELGAETEADELLVARQVSKQGRSRAFVGGVQTPISRLAEVTGELATIHGQSEQIRLGNPDRQREVLDHAGGPELSRVLDQYRQAYRQRDELRAERDDLVHHAQERAREADLLQFGLDEISGVDPHPGEDAELAAEASRLQAVDDLRMLAVRASHALSGSDEGDLDDPGAVGLVGVARNELADIARLDEQASDLATTARALAGQVNELAADVASYLADLDADPLRLETLTSRRAALAGLTRKYGSTIDDVLDWAQQAATRLSGLGQGDQRVSELDSLLAELDARLLDLGGQITERREQAASRLASAVQEELAALAMPHARLRFELQPLGRPGPHGMEHVQLLFAANPGAEPGPLAKVASGGELSRVRLGLEVVLAADDPGHVFVFDEVDAGIGGTVAIEVGRRLARLAEYSQVICVTHLAQVAAFASAHWVVSKSSDGEVTTSDLSLVTSQDREAELARMMGGLDDSKSGLAHARDLLRQAQS from the coding sequence ATGCTCACCGAACTGCGCATCTCGAACCTCGGCGTGATCGCGGACGCGACCATCGAGCCGAGTGCGGGCATGACCGCGATCACCGGTGAGACCGGCGCAGGCAAGACCATGCTCGTCAGCTCGCTGGGACTGCTGCTGGGGGAACGCGCCGACTCCTCGGTGATTCGGCGGGGATCCGGCCGGACGCTGGTCGAGGGCCGGTTCAACGACGTGGACCAGGTCGCCAAGATCCTGGATGAACTCGGTGCCGAAACCGAGGCGGACGAACTGCTGGTGGCCCGTCAGGTGAGCAAGCAGGGCCGGTCCCGAGCATTTGTCGGTGGTGTGCAGACCCCGATCTCGAGGCTCGCCGAGGTTACCGGTGAGTTGGCGACGATCCATGGTCAGTCCGAGCAGATCCGGCTCGGTAATCCCGATCGGCAGCGCGAGGTGCTCGATCACGCGGGTGGGCCCGAACTGTCTCGTGTGCTCGACCAGTATCGGCAGGCCTATCGCCAGCGAGACGAGCTACGGGCCGAGCGCGACGACCTCGTCCATCATGCTCAGGAGCGCGCCAGGGAAGCCGACCTGCTGCAATTCGGGCTCGACGAGATATCGGGCGTCGATCCGCATCCTGGTGAGGACGCCGAGTTGGCGGCCGAAGCCTCCCGGTTGCAGGCTGTCGACGATCTGCGGATGTTGGCGGTGCGCGCGAGCCACGCTCTATCCGGGTCTGATGAGGGTGACTTGGATGATCCGGGTGCGGTCGGGCTGGTGGGTGTCGCCCGCAATGAGCTCGCCGATATCGCTCGGCTCGACGAGCAGGCCTCCGACCTGGCGACGACTGCGCGCGCCCTGGCCGGTCAGGTCAACGAACTGGCGGCCGACGTTGCATCCTACCTGGCTGATTTGGACGCCGACCCGCTTCGGCTAGAGACGCTGACCTCCAGACGCGCGGCTCTTGCCGGGCTGACCCGCAAGTATGGCTCGACGATCGACGACGTTCTTGACTGGGCACAACAGGCCGCGACGCGACTGAGCGGGCTGGGCCAGGGTGATCAGCGGGTCAGCGAGCTCGATTCACTTTTGGCCGAATTGGACGCCCGGTTGCTGGATCTCGGCGGTCAGATAACCGAGAGGCGCGAACAGGCGGCGAGCCGCTTGGCATCCGCGGTGCAGGAGGAGTTGGCCGCGCTCGCGATGCCCCATGCCAGACTGCGTTTCGAGTTGCAACCGTTGGGCCGGCCGGGGCCGCACGGCATGGAGCACGTGCAGCTGCTTTTCGCTGCGAACCCGGGTGCCGAACCCGGTCCGCTGGCCAAGGTTGCCTCGGGTGGTGAGCTGTCGCGCGTCCGGCTGGGGTTGGAAGTCGTGCTGGCCGCCGACGATCCGGGCCATGTTTTCGTCTTCGACGAGGTGGACGCGGGGATCGGCGGAACAGTCGCTATCGAGGTCGGGCGCCGGCTGGCCAGGCTGGCCGAATACTCGCAGGTGATCTGCGTGACCCATCTAGCCCAGGTGGCGGCCTTTGCGTCCGCACACTGGGTCGTATCGAAGTCGAGTGACGGCGAAGTCACCACCAGCGATCTGAGTCTGGTCACCTCACAAGATCGCGAGGCCGAACTCGCTCGCATGATGGGCGGCCTGGACGACAGCAAGTCGGGTCTCGCGCATGCCCGCGACCTGCTGCGCCAGGCACAGAGCTAG
- a CDS encoding NAD kinase → MTNSIHSDQRRVGILLHPARPEAIDVAEKFVQGLADTGIVCVGFGDRIAELRERVPGVEIGHSSLTDPERVELMVVFGGDGTILRAAEGVVPRGVPLLGVNLGHVGFLAELESHDVHKLVEQVVQRNYSVERRLTLDVHVLDTNGARTWSSFAVNEVSLEKAAREKMLDVLVEIDHLPVSRWNCDGMLVSTPTGSTAYAFSVGGPVIWPDVQAFQVVPMAAHALFARPLVLDPNSVVDLTLSETSPTPGVVWCDGRRSFDIAPGTRIHVQRGTHPLRVARLQEQPFTSRLVKKFELNIDGFRNRRP, encoded by the coding sequence GTGACGAACAGCATTCATTCTGACCAGCGGCGCGTGGGCATTCTGTTGCATCCGGCGCGTCCGGAGGCGATTGATGTTGCTGAGAAGTTCGTGCAAGGGCTGGCCGATACCGGCATCGTCTGTGTCGGATTCGGGGATAGGATCGCCGAATTACGAGAGCGTGTGCCGGGCGTCGAAATCGGGCACAGCAGCCTGACAGATCCCGAACGCGTCGAACTGATGGTTGTCTTCGGCGGCGACGGGACGATCTTGCGCGCTGCCGAGGGTGTCGTGCCGCGCGGCGTTCCGCTGCTCGGAGTCAATTTGGGGCACGTCGGGTTTCTTGCCGAACTCGAATCGCACGATGTGCACAAACTCGTCGAGCAGGTTGTGCAGCGCAACTACAGCGTTGAACGCCGGCTGACCCTTGACGTGCATGTGCTGGATACGAACGGCGCAAGGACCTGGTCGTCTTTCGCGGTGAACGAGGTGTCGTTGGAGAAAGCGGCCCGCGAGAAGATGCTGGACGTACTGGTCGAGATCGATCATCTTCCGGTCTCCCGCTGGAATTGTGACGGCATGCTGGTCTCGACCCCCACGGGCTCGACCGCCTATGCCTTTTCTGTCGGCGGGCCGGTCATCTGGCCCGATGTGCAGGCCTTTCAGGTGGTGCCGATGGCGGCGCACGCACTGTTTGCGCGTCCGCTCGTGCTGGATCCGAACTCCGTTGTCGACCTGACTTTGTCGGAGACGAGCCCGACCCCGGGTGTGGTCTGGTGCGATGGACGCAGGTCGTTCGACATCGCACCTGGGACGCGGATCCACGTTCAACGCGGCACCCATCCGCTGCGGGTGGCCCGATTGCAGGAACAGCCATTCACGTCACGTCTGGTGAAGAAGTTCGAGCTCAACATCGATGGATTCCGAAACAGGCGACCCTGA
- a CDS encoding TlyA family RNA methyltransferase, with translation MSERLDQALAHRGLARSRSHASELIKSGKVRLNGEISRRASQQVVAADQIDCEIDPWVSRAAHKLIGALDQSGIEVPARVLDAGASTGGFTQVLLSRGAQEVYAVDVGHGQLADVVREDARVRVREGLNLRDLVSADLDGEPVDLVVADVSFISLRMLLAPLFAVLRPTGKALLMIKPQFEVGRKRLGAGGVVRSQDDRREAIDGVIHDAAELGWTPSWRADSKLPGPSGNLEHFACFAQK, from the coding sequence ATGAGTGAGCGGCTCGATCAGGCGCTGGCCCACCGGGGTCTTGCCCGGTCGCGGTCCCACGCGTCCGAACTGATCAAGTCGGGCAAGGTGCGCCTCAACGGGGAAATCAGCAGGCGGGCTTCGCAGCAGGTCGTCGCAGCCGATCAGATCGATTGCGAGATCGACCCCTGGGTATCTAGGGCCGCCCACAAACTGATCGGGGCCCTCGACCAATCGGGCATCGAAGTGCCCGCCCGGGTGCTGGATGCCGGAGCGTCCACCGGAGGATTCACTCAGGTGCTGCTCAGCCGTGGCGCGCAGGAGGTGTATGCGGTCGACGTGGGTCATGGCCAGCTCGCCGACGTCGTGCGCGAGGATGCGCGCGTGCGGGTGCGGGAGGGGCTCAACCTGCGTGATCTGGTGTCGGCAGATCTCGATGGAGAACCGGTGGATCTGGTGGTGGCCGACGTGTCGTTCATTTCTTTGCGGATGCTGCTGGCCCCGCTTTTCGCCGTCCTGAGACCGACCGGCAAGGCGTTGCTGATGATCAAGCCGCAATTCGAGGTCGGACGCAAACGGCTGGGCGCCGGGGGAGTCGTCCGTTCACAAGACGACCGCAGGGAAGCGATCGACGGGGTCATCCATGACGCCGCCGAGCTCGGCTGGACGCCGAGTTGGCGCGCAGACAGCAAGCTGCCCGGACCATCGGGCAACCTCGAGCATTTCGCGTGCTTCGCGCAAAAATAG
- a CDS encoding HAD-IIA family hydrolase, whose translation MSRFIDAYDSVMFDLDGVVYLGPNAVPHAPEALAQLRELGVKVGFVTNNAGRSADVVVAQLKDLGIECRGEDVVTSPQAIAQLMVRELPAGAKVQICGAQALTDEIAAVGFTIVTDFREEPVAVVQGYDPNLSWPSLDNAGWAIQRGARWFGTNTDISRPTHLGMVAGAGAQIEALHTAVPDAQITVAGKPYPPLLQETIARMKVTSPVFVGDRLDTDIEGAHNVGIDSFFVFTGAHGKKDLAGAIPQQRPTAIGWDISGLLAPRRQASTLEDGSVTCGNARAEISGRAVQITASLTSVDEQLDALWAIVQLTWADETLDAAHALDQLDKLH comes from the coding sequence GTGAGCCGCTTCATCGATGCCTATGACTCCGTCATGTTCGATCTGGATGGCGTGGTCTATCTGGGGCCGAACGCGGTGCCGCACGCCCCCGAGGCCCTGGCCCAGTTGCGAGAACTGGGCGTTAAGGTGGGGTTCGTCACCAACAATGCCGGACGCAGCGCCGACGTGGTGGTGGCTCAACTCAAGGATCTGGGCATCGAATGCCGTGGCGAGGATGTCGTCACATCGCCCCAGGCCATTGCTCAGCTGATGGTTCGCGAGTTGCCGGCCGGGGCGAAGGTGCAGATCTGCGGAGCGCAGGCGCTGACCGATGAGATCGCGGCCGTCGGATTCACCATCGTCACCGACTTCCGCGAGGAGCCGGTAGCGGTTGTGCAGGGATATGACCCGAACCTTTCCTGGCCGAGTCTCGACAATGCAGGCTGGGCGATTCAGCGCGGCGCGCGTTGGTTCGGTACCAATACCGACATCTCCCGGCCGACTCATCTCGGAATGGTCGCCGGTGCCGGTGCTCAGATCGAGGCCCTGCACACGGCCGTCCCCGATGCTCAGATCACGGTTGCAGGCAAGCCCTATCCGCCGCTTCTGCAAGAAACCATCGCGCGGATGAAGGTAACGTCCCCGGTCTTCGTCGGAGATCGGCTCGACACCGATATCGAGGGTGCTCATAATGTGGGCATCGACTCCTTCTTCGTCTTCACCGGCGCGCACGGCAAGAAGGACCTCGCCGGGGCCATCCCGCAGCAGCGTCCCACCGCGATCGGATGGGACATCAGCGGTCTTCTCGCGCCGCGCAGACAGGCGTCCACTCTCGAAGATGGCAGTGTGACTTGCGGTAATGCGCGCGCCGAGATATCGGGGCGGGCCGTGCAGATCACCGCATCGCTCACCAGCGTGGACGAACAGCTCGACGCACTATGGGCGATCGTGCAACTCACCTGGGCGGATGAGACGCTCGACGCCGCGCACGCTCTCGATCAACTGGACAAGCTGCACTGA